A window of the Parafrankia discariae genome harbors these coding sequences:
- a CDS encoding acetoin utilization protein AcuC — translation MRRGGTSVHSVAGAPAPVPTPGGAAGTVVPATAGVVGTVVRGEVRSYRHRVSTSANAEPSADIGSSADIGSSVNAGSSVNAGPSAGAEPAPAASGAGGSALIVWDRAMLDYDFGPTHPLHPVRLELTMDLAGAVGLLDAPGVTVAPAGMAGDDLIELVHDPAYLGAVRAASPGSRAGALLAGRFGLGTADNPVFDRMHAAAALVTGGTLAAAEAVWTGTHRHAVSLAGGLHHAMRGSASGFCVYNDPAVAIAWLLSAGASRVAYVDVDVHHGDGVQAAFYDDPRVLTISLHQSGRSLFPGTGFAREVGSGDAEGTAANVALPPGTGDAGWLRAFSGVVPVLLRAFRPQVLVTQHGCDTHALDPLADLRLSLDGQRASYEALHQLAHEVCGGRWLACGGGGYALDAVVPRAWTQLVAIAAHTPLDAARALPEEWVAGAPARVRAATGHDSVGAAGMPSTFGDGASAAYHPWDAGEGDPDDPLDRSVAQTRAAVLPLHGLDPLVDR, via the coding sequence ATGCGTCGGGGTGGGACGTCCGTCCACAGCGTCGCCGGTGCGCCGGCTCCGGTGCCGACCCCCGGTGGTGCCGCCGGGACGGTTGTTCCGGCCACGGCGGGTGTCGTCGGGACGGTCGTGCGGGGGGAGGTACGGAGCTACCGTCATCGTGTGAGCACGTCCGCGAACGCCGAGCCCTCCGCAGACATCGGGTCCTCCGCAGACATCGGGTCCTCCGTGAACGCCGGGTCCTCCGTGAACGCCGGACCCTCCGCGGGCGCCGAGCCCGCGCCGGCGGCGTCCGGAGCGGGTGGGTCGGCCCTCATCGTCTGGGACAGGGCGATGCTCGACTACGACTTCGGCCCGACCCACCCGCTGCACCCGGTGCGGCTCGAGCTGACGATGGATCTCGCCGGCGCCGTCGGGCTTCTCGACGCCCCGGGGGTCACCGTCGCCCCGGCCGGGATGGCCGGCGACGACCTGATCGAGCTCGTCCATGATCCCGCCTACCTCGGCGCGGTGCGCGCGGCGTCGCCGGGGTCGCGGGCCGGCGCCCTGCTGGCGGGCCGCTTCGGGCTGGGCACCGCCGACAACCCGGTCTTCGACCGGATGCACGCCGCCGCCGCGCTGGTGACCGGCGGGACGCTCGCCGCCGCCGAGGCGGTGTGGACGGGCACCCACCGGCACGCGGTGTCGCTGGCCGGGGGCCTGCACCACGCGATGCGCGGCTCGGCCAGCGGGTTCTGCGTCTACAACGATCCGGCCGTCGCCATCGCCTGGCTGCTGTCGGCCGGCGCGAGCCGGGTCGCCTACGTCGACGTCGACGTGCACCATGGCGACGGCGTCCAGGCGGCCTTCTACGACGATCCGCGGGTGCTCACGATCTCGCTGCACCAGAGCGGGCGGTCGCTGTTCCCCGGCACCGGTTTCGCCCGGGAGGTCGGCTCGGGCGACGCCGAGGGCACGGCGGCGAACGTCGCGCTGCCCCCCGGGACGGGCGACGCCGGCTGGCTGCGCGCCTTCTCCGGGGTGGTCCCGGTGCTGCTGCGCGCGTTCCGCCCGCAGGTCCTGGTCACCCAGCACGGGTGCGACACGCACGCGCTCGACCCGCTGGCCGACCTGCGGCTCTCTCTCGACGGCCAGCGCGCCTCCTACGAGGCGCTGCACCAGCTCGCCCACGAGGTGTGCGGCGGGCGCTGGCTCGCCTGCGGCGGCGGCGGCTACGCCCTGGACGCCGTCGTGCCGCGGGCCTGGACGCAGCTCGTCGCGATCGCCGCCCACACCCCGCTGGACGCGGCCCGGGCGCTGCCCGAGGAGTGGGTCGCGGGGGCCCCGGCCCGGGTCCGCGCGGCGACCGGCCACGACTCGGTCGGTGCCGCCGGGATGCCGTCGACCTTCGGTGACGGCGCCTCGGCCGCCTATCACCCGTGGGACGCCGGCGAGGGCGACCCCGACGACCCGCTGGACCGCTCGGTCGCGCAGACCCGCGCCGCGGTGCTCCCGCTGCACGGGCTCGACCCGCTCGTGGACCGGTGA